A genomic stretch from Spodoptera frugiperda isolate SF20-4 chromosome 14, AGI-APGP_CSIRO_Sfru_2.0, whole genome shotgun sequence includes:
- the LOC118279187 gene encoding probable phytanoyl-CoA dioxygenase: MANRNFKIMPKCVSADPSATYPLSPEQLQFYHDNGYLVIKKLIGIPALNSYRQRFTDVCEGRVEKGRVTVVKDRALCKNQAKAEDFINKIQELLYDEVYSTYSEDPRLLHIVSQLVGQNLTAINCMLINKPPGTREHPPHQDLLYFPFRPANKIVATWTAIDPVNADNGCLYMVPGSHKHDVLFEHRDQVNEAKLFFYGLAEDKRIAPEHKRVYLDMEPGDTVFFVSTIVHGSRPNVSNSYRKAMTCHYASSECRYIDVTGTAQEGIAAHMEAELRRRGGDLSYVDIMRIKTKQVRGVRCNL; encoded by the exons ATGGCGAAtaggaattttaaaataatgccaAAATG TGTGTCAGCTGACCCGTCCGCCACATACCCTCTGTCGCCGGAGCAGCTTCAGTTCTACCACGATAATGGCTACCTGGTCATCAAGAAGCTCATTGGAATCCCAGCTCTGAATAGTTACAG ACAACGTTTCACGGATGTGTGCGAGGGTCGTGTGGAGAAGGGACGTGTGACCGTCGTCAAGGATCGAGCTCTGTGCAAGAACCAGGCCAAAGCTGaggattttattaataag ATCCAGGAGTTGCTGTACGACGAGGTGTACAGCACGTACTCCGAGGACCCTCGCCTGCTGCACATCGTGTCGCAGCTGGTCGGGCAGAACCTCACCGCCATCAACTGCATGCTCATCAACAAGCCGCCCGGCACCCGCGAGCATCCTCCACATCAG GACCTCCTCTACTTCCCGTTCCGTCCAGCGAACAAGATAGTGGCGACGTGGACCGCCATCGACCCGGTGAACGCGGACAACGGCTGCCTGTACATGGTGCCCGGCTCACACAAGCACGACGTACTGTTCGAGCATAGAGATCAAGTTAAT GAAGCCAAGCTGTTCTTCTACGGCCTCGCGGAGGACAAGCGAATAGCGCCCGAACACAAGCGAGTGTACCTCGACATGGAGCCGGGAGACACCGTGTTCTTCGTGTCTACCATCGTGCACGGCTCCAGACCTAATGTCTCCAAT TCGTACCGCAAGGCGATGACGTGCCACTACGCGAGCAGCGAGTGCCGGTACATCGACGTGACGGGCACTGCGCAGGAAGGCATCGCGGCGCACATGGAGGCCGAGCTCAGGCGGCGCGGCGGGGACCTTAGCTATGTT gATATAATGCGAATTAAAACCAAGCAAGTGCGGGGCGTGAGATGCAACCTCTGA